The proteins below are encoded in one region of Raphanus sativus cultivar WK10039 unplaced genomic scaffold, ASM80110v3 Scaffold2188, whole genome shotgun sequence:
- the LOC130505341 gene encoding uncharacterized protein LOC130505341 → MVNESDEEAELVRQSRVLREEMTEQLKQTLITAVADMIKTSITGLRDELRQELRQATGSRRRQRRDHDERRNQRDDFNGLKIKIPPFHGKVDPDAYLEWEKKIELVFNCKHYSNTQRIQIAATEFHDYALSWWDQLLRRLTQGSKTVEEYYQELELLMLRASISEDREATMARFLGGLNREIQDNVEMQHYVEIEEMLHKAILVEQQLKRKGHSRGSYGSTRFQHSKEDKPSFQKENKPQPKEESKPISIYDKAKGKVEASSSRARDVKCFKCQGRGHYANECTNKRVMVLLDNGEYESAAEEEQTEDKSDEEHEEEPVHGRLLVARRNLSLQTKTEELEQRKNLFYTRCLVQGKVCSLIVDGGSCVNIASETMVQKLGLQVQKHPKPYRLQWLNDEGEMRVSTQVLVPLSIGKYEDEIMCDILPMEASHILLGRPWQYDRRVNHDGFTNKHSFEFKGRKTVLVPLSPKEVHQDQLQLQKKKEDNLKSTQTEPQHNFYAKTGLPPIRGIEHQIDFVPGSTLPNRPAYRTNPVETKELQRQVDELMEKGHIRETKA, encoded by the exons atggtGAATGAGTCAGATGAGGAGGCGGAGCTTGTGAGACAGAGTAGAGTTCTAAGAGAGGAGATGACGGAGCAGTTAAAGCAAACCCTAATCACTGCCGTGGCTGATATGATCAAAACGAGTATCACGGGTCTTCGTGATGAGTTGAGACAAGAGCtgagacaagctactg GCAGTAGAAGAaggcagaggcgtgatcatgaTGAGAGGAGGAACCAGAGAGATGATTTCAATGGATTAAAGATCAAaatccctcctttccatggcaaaGTTGATCCGGATGCTTATCtcgagtgggagaagaagatcgagTTAGTTTTCAACTGCAAACATTACAGCAATACTCAGAGAATCCAGATTGCAGCTACTGAGTTCCATGACTATGCTCTAAGTTGGTGGGATCAGTTG CTAAGAAGACTCACGCAAGGCTCCAAGACTGTTGAGGAGTACTATCAAGAGCTAGAGTTGCTGATGTTAAGGGCCAGTATTTCAGAAGACAGAGAAGCAACTATGGCAAGGTTCCTTGGAGGTCtaaaccgtgagatacaagataatgttgagatgcaacactatgtggaGATAGAAGAAATGCTGCATAAGGCCATCTTGGTAGAGCAACAGCTTAAGAGGAAGGGTCATTCCCGTGGTAGCTATGGATCAACACGATTCCAACACTCCAAAGAAGATAAGCCTAGCTTTCAGAAGGAGAATAAACCTCAGCCTAAAGAAGAGTCCAAACCTATCAGCATCTACGACAAAGCTAAAGGGAAAGTTGAAGCATCTAGTTCAAgagccagagatgtcaagtgcttTAAGTGCCAGGGTCGTGGTCACTATGCCAATGAATGCACCAACAAAAGGGTGATGGTACTACTTGACAATGGCGAGTATGAGTCAGCAGCTGAAGAAGAGCAAACAGAGGATAAGTCTGATGAAGAGCATGAAGAAGAACCGGTTCACGGAAGGTTGCTGGTGGCAAGAAGAAACCTTAGTCTCCAAACTAAGACCGAAGAGCTTGAGCAAAGAAAGAACCTATTTTACACACGGTGCTTGGTACAAGGGAAGGTTTGCAGCCTCATAGTTGATGGTGGTAGTTGTGTCAACATTGCGAGTGAAACCATGGTGCAAAAGCTTGGATTGCAGGTCCAGAAACACCCAAAACCTTATAGACTCCAATGGCTTAATGATGAAGGCGAGATGAGGGTTTCTACTCAGGTTTTAGTTCCTTTATCCATTGGAAAGTATGAGGATGAAATCATGTGTGACATCTTGCCTATGGAAGCAAGTCACATACTGCTGGGAAGGCCTTGGCAATATGATAGACGCGTTAACCATGATGGCTTTACCAATAAGCATTCTTTTGAGTTCAAAGGCCGAAAGACAGTACTGGTTCCTTTGTCTCCAAAGGAGGTTCACCAAGATCAGCTACAACTTCAGAAGAAAAAGGAGGATAATCTTAAGTCCACTCAAACCGAGCCACAacacaacttctatgccaaaactg GTTTACCACCTATacgagggattgaacaccagatTGACTTTGTTCCTGGATCCACACTTCCTAATAGACCTGCTTACAGAACCAATCCGGTTGAAACCAAAGAGCTCCAAAGACAAGTAGATGAGCTAATGGAGAAAGGTCACATCCGTGAAA CAAAagcttag